Proteins from a single region of Belliella baltica DSM 15883:
- a CDS encoding 6-bladed beta-propeller yields MGNKIIGIFLLFIVGCNSQPETGTVTEKDGITTIKVDLDSVKDGKLTDYFEPEIEYLLLKEDENPDSQIGEIEKLIGFKDKIYLFDSYIGKGVQIFDRQGNFLKRIRNRGDGLGKYIEVADLQIEQDTIYLLAHPGKIIKFDLEGSFIHEIKIPVMGRTFYYDINSKHFFVYSGAKAENLVSEIDHKGSVLKSYFSSHPDIFYRSMGDRVNFYSNNNGFYFSRTYLDTLYTFNQNKFQPQIIFDFGNDAMNHEKMKEKELEMDEKVFWDYFQENCGASYSPFGFSNSKYILSRLETEGKGIVSIFDKQNKTHDLVNFYLINDIDESFNFYPPVYQLESNEVAIALQGPALYNQAVAKKQTMSDEDWKAYQEGKGKDFIEAAFYGKETENYVLMILKTKK; encoded by the coding sequence ATGGGAAATAAAATCATTGGAATCTTTTTGCTATTTATCGTTGGATGTAACAGTCAACCTGAAACAGGAACGGTTACCGAAAAAGATGGAATCACTACAATCAAGGTTGACTTGGATTCAGTCAAAGATGGAAAGTTGACAGATTATTTTGAGCCGGAAATAGAGTATTTACTTTTAAAAGAAGATGAAAATCCCGATTCACAAATAGGAGAAATTGAAAAGCTTATTGGATTCAAGGACAAGATCTATTTATTTGATTCTTACATTGGAAAGGGTGTTCAAATTTTTGATAGACAGGGGAATTTTTTAAAACGGATTAGAAATAGAGGGGATGGTTTGGGTAAGTACATCGAGGTGGCAGACCTTCAAATTGAACAAGACACCATTTACTTATTAGCACACCCAGGGAAAATCATCAAGTTTGATCTTGAAGGAAGTTTTATACATGAAATCAAGATTCCAGTTATGGGCAGGACTTTTTATTATGATATTAATTCCAAACACTTCTTTGTATATAGTGGAGCAAAAGCAGAAAATCTAGTTTCGGAGATTGACCATAAAGGCTCAGTTCTCAAAAGCTATTTTTCATCCCATCCAGATATTTTTTATAGGTCAATGGGAGATCGTGTGAACTTTTACTCCAATAATAATGGATTTTATTTTTCTAGAACTTATTTGGATACCTTATATACTTTTAACCAAAATAAATTTCAGCCTCAAATAATTTTCGATTTTGGAAATGATGCAATGAATCATGAAAAAATGAAGGAAAAGGAATTGGAAATGGATGAAAAAGTATTTTGGGATTATTTTCAAGAAAACTGCGGGGCATCTTATTCTCCTTTTGGTTTTTCAAATTCAAAATACATTTTGAGTAGATTGGAAACAGAAGGTAAGGGCATTGTTTCAATTTTTGATAAGCAGAATAAAACCCATGATTTGGTAAATTTTTACTTGATCAATGATATTGACGAGTCTTTTAATTTTTATCCACCTGTTTATCAATTAGAAAGTAATGAAGTAGCCATAGCACTTCAAGGACCAGCTTTATACAATCAAGCAGTGGCTAAGAAGCAAACCATGTCAGATGAAGATTGGAAAGCTTACCAAGAAGGAAAAGGAAAGGATTTTATAGAAGCAGCTTTTTATGGAAAGGAAACGGAGAATTATGTCTTGATGATCCTGAAAACAAAAAAATAA
- the thrS gene encoding threonine--tRNA ligase, producing the protein MSDQKINITLPDGSVKNYDKGVSGLQIALSISEGLARNVLAAKVNGEVWDATRPIHSDSTVQLLTWNDKEGKSTFWHSSAHLMAEALEALYPGVKLGIGPSIETGFYYDVDFGDRVFEGSELEKIEAKMTELAREKNEYIRKEISKSEAVAYFTEKDDEYKLDLLQGLDDGTITFYEQGNFVDLCRGPHIPNTGFIKAIKLLNIAGAYWRGDEKRKMLTRIYGVTFPKAKELTEYLHMLEEAKRRDHRKLGRELELFTFSEKVGMGLPLWLPKGTLLRERLVNFMKRAQDKSGYQQVVTPHIGHKALYETSGHYEKYGKDSFQPIATPNEGEEFLLKPMNCPHHCEIYKHKPRSYKDLPIRYAEFGTVYRYEQSGELHGLTRVRGFTQDDAHIFCRPEQVKEEFIKVIDLVLYVFKALGFEEYTAQISLRDPAKAEKYIGTDEAWDKAEAAIIEAAAEKGLETVTELGEAAFYGPKLDFMVKDALGRKWQLGTIQVDYQLPNRFELEYIGSDNQKHRPVMIHRAPFGSLERFVAVLIEHCAGNFPLWLSPEQMTILPISEKFTEYAEKVKSMLEDHDIIGAIDNRDEKIGRKIRDAEMKKIPFMLIVGEKEMEEGKLSVRKHGEGDLGSFSPEEFAAYFKNIIATSIQH; encoded by the coding sequence ATGTCTGATCAAAAAATCAACATTACCCTGCCAGATGGTTCGGTAAAGAATTATGACAAAGGAGTTTCAGGGCTACAAATTGCACTTAGTATCAGCGAGGGTTTAGCGAGAAATGTATTGGCAGCAAAAGTAAACGGAGAAGTTTGGGACGCAACCCGACCAATCCATTCAGATTCCACAGTGCAATTATTAACTTGGAATGACAAGGAAGGTAAATCCACTTTTTGGCATTCATCTGCCCATTTGATGGCAGAGGCTTTAGAAGCACTTTATCCAGGTGTGAAGTTAGGAATCGGTCCTTCTATCGAAACAGGATTCTACTATGATGTAGATTTTGGTGATAGAGTTTTCGAAGGTTCTGAATTGGAGAAAATCGAAGCCAAAATGACTGAATTGGCTAGAGAAAAGAATGAATATATCAGAAAAGAGATTTCTAAGTCTGAAGCTGTAGCATATTTTACAGAAAAAGATGATGAATATAAATTAGACCTGTTGCAAGGACTGGATGATGGTACCATCACTTTCTACGAGCAAGGTAATTTTGTAGATCTATGTCGTGGACCGCATATTCCAAACACAGGATTTATCAAAGCGATCAAGCTATTGAATATCGCCGGTGCTTACTGGAGAGGGGATGAAAAGCGAAAAATGCTTACTCGGATTTACGGAGTAACTTTCCCAAAAGCCAAAGAACTGACTGAATATCTTCACATGCTTGAAGAAGCTAAGCGAAGAGATCATAGAAAACTAGGTAGAGAATTGGAGCTTTTCACTTTCTCTGAAAAAGTAGGAATGGGACTTCCTCTTTGGTTGCCAAAAGGAACACTTTTGAGAGAGCGTTTGGTGAATTTCATGAAGCGAGCTCAAGATAAATCCGGTTATCAACAAGTGGTGACTCCGCATATTGGTCACAAGGCGCTTTATGAAACTTCAGGACACTATGAAAAATACGGGAAAGATTCATTTCAACCCATAGCTACTCCAAACGAAGGGGAGGAGTTCTTGTTGAAACCGATGAACTGTCCGCATCACTGTGAGATATACAAGCATAAGCCACGGTCTTACAAAGATCTTCCGATCAGGTATGCTGAGTTTGGAACAGTTTACCGTTACGAGCAAAGTGGAGAATTGCATGGATTGACTAGAGTAAGAGGATTTACTCAAGATGATGCACATATTTTCTGCCGTCCAGAGCAGGTGAAAGAAGAATTTATCAAAGTGATTGATTTGGTGCTTTATGTTTTCAAAGCTTTAGGTTTTGAAGAATATACAGCTCAGATTTCTTTAAGAGATCCTGCAAAAGCTGAGAAATACATAGGAACCGATGAGGCTTGGGACAAAGCTGAAGCAGCCATTATCGAAGCAGCAGCTGAAAAAGGTTTAGAAACAGTCACTGAATTAGGTGAGGCGGCTTTCTATGGTCCGAAATTGGATTTCATGGTAAAAGATGCTTTGGGAAGAAAGTGGCAATTGGGAACGATTCAGGTCGATTATCAATTACCTAATCGCTTCGAGTTGGAATATATAGGTTCTGACAATCAAAAACACAGACCTGTAATGATTCATAGAGCTCCATTTGGTTCATTGGAGCGGTTTGTTGCTGTTTTGATTGAGCATTGTGCAGGGAATTTCCCATTATGGCTTTCTCCTGAGCAAATGACTATTTTACCTATTTCAGAGAAGTTTACGGAATATGCAGAAAAAGTCAAAAGCATGTTGGAAGATCATGATATCATTGGTGCGATTGACAATAGAGATGAAAAGATAGGTAGAAAAATCCGTGATGCAGAGATGAAGAAAATTCCATTTATGTTGATCGTAGGAGAGAAAGAAATGGAAGAAGGAAAGCTTTCAGTGAGAAAGCATGGTGAGGGAGATTTGGGAAGTTTTAGTCCAGAGGAATTTGCTGCCTATTTTAAAAATATCATAGCAACTTCTATCCAACATTAA
- the infC gene encoding translation initiation factor IF-3, whose protein sequence is MRGRAPFRPRQEEPYKINDKIRAREVRIVGDFVEGGNAVLSLSEAIKLAEANELDLVEISPTASPPVCKIIDYAKFKYEQRKKQKEIKANAAKTVLKEIRFGPNTDDHDFNFKLKHAINFLKEGSKVKAYVHFVGRTIVFKERGEMLLLKFAQALEEYGAVEQMPKMEGKRMFLFLAPKATKK, encoded by the coding sequence TTGAGAGGAAGAGCACCGTTTAGACCAAGACAAGAAGAGCCTTATAAAATAAATGATAAGATCAGGGCGCGTGAGGTAAGAATCGTAGGAGATTTTGTAGAAGGTGGCAATGCCGTTCTATCATTATCTGAGGCAATTAAACTTGCTGAAGCAAATGAACTTGACCTTGTAGAGATTTCTCCGACAGCGAGTCCACCGGTTTGTAAGATCATTGATTACGCTAAATTCAAGTACGAGCAGAGAAAGAAGCAAAAGGAAATCAAAGCCAATGCAGCTAAGACTGTTCTGAAAGAAATCAGATTTGGACCTAACACGGATGATCACGATTTCAATTTCAAATTAAAGCATGCCATCAATTTCCTTAAAGAAGGTTCAAAAGTGAAAGCTTATGTTCATTTCGTAGGTAGAACGATTGTCTTCAAAGAAAGAGGGGAAATGCTTTTGTTGAAATTTGCGCAAGCACTCGAAGAATATGGAGCAGTTGAGCAAATGCCAAAAATGGAAGGAAAGAGAATGTTTCTCTTTTTAGCTCCAAAAGCGACAAAGAAATAA
- the rpmI gene encoding 50S ribosomal protein L35 has protein sequence MPKVKTKSSAKKRFKLSGTGKIRRKHAYKSHILTKKDTKRKRNLTKMGMVHESDEGRVKAMLRIG, from the coding sequence ATGCCAAAAGTAAAAACCAAATCAAGTGCAAAAAAGAGGTTCAAGCTTTCTGGAACCGGTAAGATCAGAAGAAAGCATGCTTACAAAAGCCATATTTTGACTAAGAAAGATACCAAAAGAAAGAGAAATCTGACTAAAATGGGTATGGTTCACGAGTCAGATGAAGGAAGAGTTAAAGCAATGTTGAGAATCGGTTAA
- the rplT gene encoding 50S ribosomal protein L20 yields MPRSVNAVASRARRKKVLKATKGYFGRGKNVWTVAKNKYEKGLQYAYRDRKAKKREFRALWIQRINAGARLHGMSYSQLMGALKKGEVELNRKVLADLAMNHPEAFKAVVEKVK; encoded by the coding sequence ATGCCTAGATCAGTAAACGCGGTAGCGTCAAGAGCAAGAAGAAAAAAAGTATTAAAAGCAACCAAAGGTTACTTCGGAAGAGGTAAAAACGTTTGGACAGTAGCTAAAAACAAGTACGAAAAAGGTTTACAGTACGCTTACAGAGACAGAAAAGCTAAGAAAAGAGAATTCAGAGCTTTATGGATTCAGCGTATCAATGCCGGTGCCAGATTACATGGCATGTCGTATTCACAATTAATGGGAGCATTGAAGAAAGGTGAAGTTGAATTGAACAGAAAAGTTCTTGCAGACTTAGCCATGAATCACCCTGAGGCATTCAAAGCTGTAGTTGAAAAAGTTAAGTAA
- a CDS encoding START-like domain-containing protein produces the protein MVKNKFVADYQINTSRKILFPYLSTASGLSEWFADDVKINEDKNYIFSYDGEDHHAKLVALRTNMHVKFDFYDPNDEEETDHSFIEFKLEENELTQTMFLRVIDYSDAYDDEEQESIWGSLIASLKEIIGG, from the coding sequence ATGGTAAAGAACAAGTTTGTTGCTGACTATCAAATAAATACTTCTAGGAAAATTTTATTTCCTTATTTGAGTACCGCAAGTGGGTTGTCCGAGTGGTTTGCCGATGATGTCAAAATCAACGAGGATAAAAATTACATCTTTAGCTATGACGGAGAAGATCATCATGCGAAGCTCGTAGCATTAAGAACAAATATGCATGTGAAATTTGACTTTTATGATCCCAATGATGAAGAGGAAACCGATCATTCTTTTATTGAGTTTAAGCTTGAAGAAAATGAGTTAACCCAAACGATGTTTTTGAGAGTAATAGATTACAGTGATGCTTATGATGACGAAGAGCAAGAATCTATTTGGGGTAGTTTAATAGCTTCTCTAAAAGAAATAATAGGGGGATAA
- a CDS encoding LptF/LptG family permease, with translation MKKLDKLILGSFIGPFLLTFIVVDFILLTVNMLRYFDEIFGKGLDFVVYLELISYFLISISPMALPLAVLLSSLMTFGNLGEHFELTAIKSSGISLLRALRPIGIFVVILSFLAFLSNNYLVPKVNLKTFSLLYDIRMKSPALDIKEGVFYSGIPTYSIKVNKKLDEVRLVDLIIYDHSEGRGNVNVILADSGRMEPFFNESYMSMTLYNGISYKESRDRRASYNKPQDFTRTKFSENQIIFNLESFQMNRTSEDQWSNNRSIKNIGQLKVGLDSMSSEINRMIFTNFASSQSSYPFYTRNRNFEIPEEVIKKKKYDDSVRIERKKLFEKNDSLKTTDEQIALAISDGSNLNFDTIKLDSSTLMPLTDVGANFDDNLANEIAEANPSYRKSDSINQGRQFEIDSIYSRKIATKELPIRPKSDLPSKPTEFTESQRMRIDSIIEKNNYRSRSATVALNNARTLKNAFNRKVFEINEVEREYRRYQIAWYQKYTTAFACIVMFMIGAPLGAIIKKGGLGMPVLVSIIFFIIYYMLTITGEKWGKEGMANTLFGTWFSILVLIPIGLFFLKQARKDARLFEMEVYTDFYKKVKQWMETKFSKNQKTLLKSK, from the coding sequence ATGAAAAAACTTGATAAATTAATTTTAGGGTCCTTTATTGGTCCCTTTTTGTTGACATTTATTGTAGTAGATTTTATTCTGCTGACGGTAAATATGCTGAGGTATTTCGATGAGATTTTCGGCAAAGGATTAGATTTTGTAGTTTACCTAGAATTGATTAGTTATTTCTTGATCAGTATTTCGCCTATGGCTTTGCCACTGGCTGTTTTGCTTTCTTCCTTAATGACTTTCGGAAATTTAGGAGAGCACTTTGAATTAACGGCTATCAAAAGTAGTGGGATTTCTCTTCTTCGAGCTTTGAGGCCAATAGGGATTTTTGTTGTGATTTTATCTTTTTTAGCATTTTTATCTAATAATTATCTTGTACCTAAGGTCAATTTAAAAACTTTTAGTTTGCTTTATGATATTCGGATGAAATCTCCTGCTTTGGATATAAAAGAAGGAGTATTCTATAGCGGTATTCCAACATATAGTATTAAAGTAAATAAAAAATTAGACGAGGTCAGGTTAGTTGATCTTATCATTTATGATCATTCAGAAGGGCGGGGGAATGTCAATGTTATTCTTGCAGATTCGGGGAGAATGGAGCCATTTTTTAATGAGTCTTATATGAGTATGACATTGTACAATGGAATCAGTTATAAGGAGTCTAGGGATAGAAGAGCTTCTTACAATAAGCCGCAAGATTTTACAAGGACAAAATTTTCTGAAAATCAGATAATTTTCAATTTGGAGTCTTTTCAAATGAATCGTACTTCTGAAGATCAATGGTCAAATAATAGATCTATCAAAAATATAGGTCAGCTTAAAGTTGGATTAGATTCCATGTCAAGTGAAATTAATAGAATGATATTTACAAATTTCGCTTCCTCACAATCTTCTTATCCTTTTTATACAAGAAACAGAAATTTTGAAATCCCCGAAGAGGTAATTAAGAAAAAGAAGTATGATGATTCAGTTCGAATCGAAAGGAAAAAATTATTCGAAAAAAATGATTCCTTAAAAACTACAGATGAGCAAATTGCATTGGCGATTTCAGATGGTAGTAATCTAAATTTTGATACTATCAAACTAGATAGCTCCACTCTGATGCCTTTGACTGATGTGGGTGCAAATTTTGATGATAATCTAGCTAATGAAATTGCAGAGGCGAATCCTTCTTACAGAAAGTCAGACTCGATAAATCAAGGAAGGCAATTTGAAATAGACTCTATTTATTCAAGGAAGATAGCAACCAAAGAGCTGCCTATCAGACCGAAATCAGATTTACCATCAAAGCCAACTGAATTTACCGAATCACAAAGGATGAGAATAGACTCTATTATAGAGAAAAATAATTATAGATCAAGGTCTGCTACCGTAGCGTTAAATAATGCAAGAACGCTTAAGAATGCATTCAATAGAAAGGTTTTTGAGATAAATGAAGTTGAAAGAGAATATCGAAGGTATCAAATAGCATGGTATCAAAAATACACAACGGCTTTTGCTTGTATAGTAATGTTTATGATAGGTGCACCACTTGGAGCGATCATCAAAAAAGGAGGTTTGGGAATGCCTGTCCTAGTATCTATTATTTTCTTTATAATCTATTACATGCTTACGATTACAGGTGAAAAATGGGGTAAGGAAGGTATGGCAAATACTCTATTTGGTACGTGGTTTTCAATTTTGGTTTTAATTCCTATTGGCCTATTTTTTCTAAAACAAGCCAGAAAAGATGCTAGATTATTCGAAATGGAAGTTTACACAGATTTCTATAAAAAGGTGAAGCAGTGGATGGAAACAAAGTTTAGCAAAAACCAAAAGACACTTTTAAAATCAAAATAA
- the rpsO gene encoding 30S ribosomal protein S15 yields MYLTTEKKSELFKNHGRLKSETDTGSPESQIALFTFRIKHLTDHLKTNKKDHSSRLGLLKLVGKRRSLLNYLYKNDIERYRAVLADLGIRK; encoded by the coding sequence ATGTATTTAACTACAGAGAAAAAATCGGAGTTGTTTAAAAATCATGGTAGGTTAAAGTCTGAGACTGATACTGGTTCTCCAGAGTCTCAGATCGCTTTATTCACATTCAGAATTAAGCATTTAACTGACCATTTGAAAACCAACAAAAAAGACCATTCTTCTAGACTAGGTCTTTTGAAACTAGTAGGTAAGAGAAGAAGTTTATTAAACTATCTTTACAAAAATGATATCGAAAGATATAGAGCTGTTCTTGCTGACCTAGGAATACGTAAATAA
- the pnp gene encoding polyribonucleotide nucleotidyltransferase has translation MLPNVISKTITLEDGREIIIETGALAKQADGAVVVRMGNAMLLATAMSKKEAGEGVDFLPMSVDYQEKFAASGKIPGGFLKREGRLSDYEILISRIVDRAIRPIFPDDYHADTQIAITLMSSDADVLPDCLAGLAASAALAVSDIPFNGPISEVRVAKIDGKLIINPTPTQLAQASLEFIVAGSEEYILMVEGEADEISEDEMVEAMQLAHEEIKRHCQVQKELTIAVGKEVKREYNHEKSDPALFEKMHADLYQKCYDAVSKMIANKSERSEMIKAIKTEFVESLGEEHEFEASLIGPYFSKIHKEAARNLTLNEKKRLDGRKLDEVRPIWSVVDYLPSAHGSAVFTRGETQSVTTCTLGTKMDEQMVDGAVISGYNKFFLHYNFPGFSTGEVKPNRGPGRREVGHGNLAMRALKKVLPADDQNPYTIRIVSDILESNGSSSMATVCAGSLALMDAGIPIKSAVTGIAMGMISDSKTGKYAILSDILGDEDHLGDMDFKVTGTEKGITACQMDLKVEGLDYNVLKEALFQAKEGRLHILKEISKTLAAPKADLKPHTPRSFIMTIPKELIGAVIGPGGKVIQEIQKDTGATIVIEEKDNMGKINVFSSDETSMNAAISRIKGIVAQPEIGETYTGKVKNIMPFGAFVEFMPGKDGLLHISEIKWERLETMDGVLEAGEEIQVKLIDVDKKTGKFKLSRKVLLPKPEKTENKD, from the coding sequence ATGTTACCAAACGTAATTTCTAAAACTATCACCCTAGAGGACGGTAGAGAAATCATCATTGAAACGGGTGCATTAGCTAAACAAGCTGATGGAGCTGTAGTAGTAAGAATGGGCAACGCGATGCTATTGGCCACCGCAATGTCCAAAAAAGAGGCTGGAGAAGGAGTAGATTTCCTTCCAATGTCAGTAGATTATCAAGAAAAATTTGCTGCATCAGGAAAAATCCCTGGTGGTTTTCTCAAAAGAGAAGGAAGACTTTCTGATTATGAAATTTTGATCAGTAGAATTGTTGATAGAGCGATCAGACCTATTTTTCCAGATGATTATCATGCTGATACACAGATTGCAATTACCTTAATGTCATCTGATGCAGATGTGCTTCCAGATTGTCTAGCAGGTTTGGCAGCATCAGCTGCATTGGCTGTTTCTGATATCCCCTTCAACGGACCAATATCGGAAGTAAGAGTTGCCAAAATAGATGGTAAGCTTATCATCAACCCAACACCAACTCAATTAGCACAAGCATCTCTTGAGTTTATCGTGGCTGGATCTGAAGAATACATTCTTATGGTAGAAGGTGAGGCTGATGAAATCTCTGAAGATGAAATGGTTGAGGCCATGCAGTTGGCACATGAAGAGATCAAAAGACATTGTCAAGTTCAAAAAGAATTGACAATTGCTGTAGGGAAAGAAGTAAAGCGTGAATATAATCACGAAAAATCTGATCCAGCTTTATTTGAAAAAATGCATGCTGATCTCTATCAGAAGTGTTATGATGCCGTGAGCAAAATGATTGCTAATAAATCTGAGAGATCAGAAATGATTAAGGCAATAAAAACAGAGTTTGTTGAGAGTCTTGGAGAAGAACATGAATTTGAAGCAAGTTTGATTGGACCATATTTTTCAAAAATCCACAAAGAAGCTGCTAGAAACCTTACTCTTAATGAAAAGAAAAGACTTGACGGTAGAAAACTGGATGAAGTTAGACCAATCTGGTCTGTAGTAGATTATCTTCCTTCTGCCCATGGTTCTGCGGTTTTTACTAGAGGTGAAACGCAATCCGTAACTACTTGTACTTTAGGTACAAAAATGGACGAACAAATGGTGGACGGAGCAGTAATTTCAGGCTACAACAAATTCTTTTTACACTACAATTTCCCTGGTTTCTCAACTGGTGAGGTAAAACCAAATAGAGGTCCAGGTAGAAGAGAAGTTGGTCATGGTAACCTAGCTATGCGAGCGTTGAAAAAAGTTTTGCCAGCGGATGATCAAAATCCTTATACAATTAGAATAGTTTCAGATATTTTAGAATCTAATGGTTCTTCATCTATGGCTACAGTTTGTGCTGGGTCACTTGCATTAATGGATGCGGGTATCCCTATCAAATCTGCCGTTACAGGGATTGCTATGGGTATGATTTCTGATTCGAAAACAGGGAAATATGCAATTTTATCTGATATTTTAGGTGATGAGGATCATTTAGGAGACATGGATTTCAAAGTGACAGGTACTGAAAAAGGTATCACCGCTTGCCAAATGGATCTAAAAGTTGAAGGATTAGATTACAATGTCTTGAAAGAAGCTCTTTTCCAAGCAAAAGAAGGTAGATTACATATTTTGAAAGAAATTTCGAAAACTCTTGCTGCTCCAAAAGCTGATTTGAAACCACATACTCCGAGATCATTTATCATGACAATTCCAAAAGAGTTGATAGGAGCTGTAATTGGACCAGGTGGAAAAGTAATCCAAGAGATTCAAAAAGACACAGGTGCCACAATCGTAATCGAAGAGAAAGACAATATGGGTAAAATCAATGTTTTCTCAAGTGATGAAACTTCAATGAACGCAGCAATTTCAAGAATTAAAGGAATTGTAGCGCAACCTGAGATAGGTGAGACATACACAGGAAAAGTGAAGAATATAATGCCTTTTGGAGCATTCGTTGAATTTATGCCTGGAAAGGATGGTTTACTTCATATTTCTGAAATCAAATGGGAAAGATTAGAAACCATGGATGGAGTTTTAGAAGCAGGTGAAGAGATTCAGGTTAAATTAATCGATGTAGATAAAAAGACAGGTAAATTTAAGCTTTCAAGAAAAGTACTTCTTCCAAAACCAGAAAAAACAGAGAACAAAGATTAA
- a CDS encoding sigma-70 family RNA polymerase sigma factor: MRQLKISKQITNRESQSLDKYLQEIGKVDLLTADEEVVLAKRIREGDQLALEKLTKANLRFVVSVAKQYQNQGLSLGDLINEGNLGLIKAAQRFDETRGFKFISYAVWWIRQSILQALAEQSRIVRLPLNRVGSLNKISKTFSELEQKFEREPSPEELAEVLEVTASEVVDTMKISGRHVSMDAPFVQGEENSLLDVLENDGEEKPDDGLMNDSLRKEVQRALSTLTQREADVITLYFGLNGEHAMTLEEIGEKFNLTRERVRQIKEKAIRRLRHTSRSKTLKPYLG, from the coding sequence ATGAGGCAGCTAAAAATTAGCAAACAGATAACCAACAGAGAAAGTCAGTCCTTAGATAAGTATCTACAAGAGATTGGTAAAGTTGATCTACTTACCGCAGATGAGGAAGTGGTTTTAGCCAAAAGAATCAGAGAAGGTGATCAGTTAGCGTTAGAAAAGTTAACAAAAGCCAACCTAAGGTTCGTGGTATCTGTAGCCAAACAATATCAAAACCAAGGTCTTTCTTTGGGTGATTTGATCAACGAGGGTAACCTAGGTTTGATTAAAGCAGCTCAAAGATTTGATGAAACTAGAGGTTTTAAGTTTATTTCTTATGCTGTATGGTGGATTAGACAATCTATACTTCAAGCGCTTGCTGAACAATCTAGAATTGTAAGACTACCATTGAATAGAGTAGGATCTTTAAATAAAATTAGTAAAACTTTCAGTGAGCTAGAGCAAAAGTTTGAAAGAGAACCTTCTCCGGAGGAACTTGCAGAAGTACTTGAGGTAACAGCAAGTGAGGTTGTTGATACTATGAAAATATCTGGTAGACATGTCTCCATGGATGCACCTTTCGTTCAAGGAGAAGAAAACAGCTTATTGGATGTTTTAGAAAATGATGGTGAAGAAAAGCCTGATGATGGATTGATGAATGATTCTTTGAGAAAAGAAGTTCAAAGAGCCTTATCCACTTTGACTCAAAGAGAAGCTGACGTAATTACACTTTATTTCGGTCTTAATGGAGAGCATGCCATGACACTTGAAGAAATTGGAGAGAAATTTAACCTTACTAGAGAAAGAGTTAGACAAATTAAAGAAAAGGCAATCAGGAGGTTAAGACATACTTCAAGAAGTAAAACTTTAAAACCGTATTTAGGTTAA
- the trxB gene encoding thioredoxin-disulfide reductase codes for MNTDIEKVKVLIIGSGPAGYTAAIYAARAGLNPILYTGGQPGGQLTITTDVENYPGYPNGIMGPEMMEDFRKQAERFGTKVRYGLVTKVDFSSKPHKVIVDEQVEIHAETVLISTGASAKWLGLESEERLNGKGVSACAVCDGFFFKGQDVAIVGAGDTACEEASYLANICSKVYMIVRKNEMRASQIMQKRVMNNPKIEILWNTETEEILGDDEVTGARLINNVSKEVSEIKVSGFFVAIGHEPNTAIFKDFINMDPSGYIKTIPGTTKTNIEGVFACGDAQDHIYRQAVTAAGTGCMAALDAERYLASLE; via the coding sequence ATGAATACTGATATTGAAAAAGTAAAAGTACTTATTATAGGTTCTGGCCCAGCAGGGTACACCGCTGCTATTTATGCAGCTAGAGCAGGATTAAACCCAATTTTATATACGGGAGGACAGCCAGGAGGACAATTGACGATCACTACTGATGTGGAAAATTATCCTGGATATCCTAATGGAATTATGGGGCCTGAGATGATGGAAGATTTTAGAAAGCAGGCAGAAAGATTTGGAACAAAAGTTCGATATGGTTTAGTCACGAAAGTAGACTTCAGCTCCAAGCCACATAAAGTCATTGTAGATGAACAAGTAGAAATTCATGCCGAAACAGTTTTGATTTCTACAGGAGCATCCGCTAAGTGGTTGGGATTAGAAAGCGAGGAGAGATTAAACGGAAAAGGAGTATCAGCTTGCGCAGTTTGTGATGGTTTCTTCTTCAAAGGTCAAGATGTTGCGATAGTAGGTGCTGGAGATACAGCTTGTGAAGAAGCATCTTATTTAGCTAATATTTGTAGTAAGGTATATATGATTGTCCGAAAAAATGAAATGAGAGCTTCTCAAATCATGCAAAAGCGGGTAATGAATAATCCTAAGATAGAAATTCTCTGGAATACAGAGACTGAGGAAATTCTCGGTGATGATGAAGTAACAGGAGCTAGATTGATAAATAATGTAAGTAAGGAAGTTTCTGAAATTAAAGTTTCTGGTTTTTTTGTTGCTATTGGTCATGAACCAAACACTGCCATTTTTAAAGATTTTATTAATATGGATCCTTCTGGTTATATCAAAACTATCCCCGGAACTACTAAGACTAATATTGAAGGTGTTTTTGCTTGTGGAGATGCACAAGATCATATTTATAGACAAGCAGTAACTGCTGCGGGAACTGGATGTATGGCGGCCCTAGATGCCGAAAGATATTTAGCCTCCTTAGAGTAG